The following coding sequences are from one Capsicum annuum cultivar UCD-10X-F1 chromosome 3, UCD10Xv1.1, whole genome shotgun sequence window:
- the LOC107864157 gene encoding ADP-ribosylation factor-related protein 1 gives MFSLFYGLYKYMFSKTEFHVLILGIDKAGKTTLLEKLKSQYSNLEGLPPDRIVPTVGLNIGRVEASNTKLVFWDLGGQPGLRSIWEKYYEEAHAVIYVVDAACPSRFEDSKSALEKVLLHEDLQGAPLLILANKQDLADAVSAEEVARYLDLKKLDERAYTFLAVSAYDGLGIKESVNWLVDVMERSKRTEMLQLRAGANLSST, from the exons ATGTTTTCATTGTTTTATGGACTATATAAATACATGTTTAGCAAGACCGAGTTTCATGTCCTTATTCTTGGAATTGACAAGGCTGGGAAAACG ACATTGTTAGAGAAATTAAAGTCACAATATTCAAACTTGGAAGGCCTTCCACCAGATCGTATTGTTCCAACTGTGGGGCTCAATATTGGTCGTGTTGAAGCATCAAATACAAAGCTTGTATTTTGGGATTTAGGAGGTCAG CCTGGTCTTCGCTCAATCTGGGAGAAGTATTATGAAGAGGCACATGCTGTGATCTATGTTGTTGATGCGGCTTGTCCGTCACGCTTTGAGGATTCAAAATCTGCACTTG AAAAAGTTCTTCTGCATGAGGATCTGCAAGGAGCTCCACTTCTTATATTAGCAAACAAGCAG GACCTTGCAGATGCTGTATCAGCGGAAGAAGTTGCGCGGTATCTCGATCTCAAGAAACTCGATGAGAGAGCTTATACCTTTCTAGCTGTTTCAGCGTACGATGG GTTAGGAATTAAAGAAAGTGTGAATTGGCTTGTAGATGTTATGGAGAGAAGTAAGAGAACTGAAATGCTACAACTCCGAGCAGGGGCAAACCTTAGCTCTACATAG